A single region of the Deinococcus radiodurans R1 = ATCC 13939 = DSM 20539 genome encodes:
- a CDS encoding DEAD/DEAH box helicase produces MNIFEFRQEVINQYASYVSSFVYIRDRDVRAYVDAQMRSGVFWPDPLAQLNPNFTPGGSVSDLVSQGVLHPDCAALFAAGEPRSPLNLHAHQRDAARLAREGRSYVVTTGTGSGKSLTYILPIVDHVLRRGSGKGIQAIVVYPMNALANSQVEELSKFLGDNGPVTFRRYTGQEKREEKDAIIANPPDILLTNYMMLELILTRQDEAALVRAAEGVRFVVFDELHTYRGRQGADVALLIRRLRERLRAPDAICVGTSATMSSSPVYAERQRAVADVASRLFGLDMTPEQVIGEMLERVTSGEPGTAELKAAVAAPVPSTFETFIRDALVVWLENMVGLRWDGEAKRYDRQPPQAVAGDGGLAAQLALETGLPVMQCLEALQGRLLAGNALQHPATGRPVFAFRLHQFISKAATVYAPLLPCAERLEHLTLRGQVYAPESGRTLRLYPLEFCRNCGQEYYSVRRVPDPDTGREVFVARGNEARQESTPDDGYLYLGDPPWPLDEEKLLERLPDNWLEEKNGQLRVKSSRRGQLPRTVRVSGLGEVGQAERVRAAFIEGEFRFCLCCGVSYLGRTGKLTKLATLSSEGRSTATTLLSMAAVQGLRKSDLRDTARKILSFTDNRQDASLQAGHFNDFVFVASLRAALARALKASPLTLEDVAQKVFAALELDLAAFASDPNVRFGERDRTLKTAHNLIGYALYADLAEGRRLTLPNLEGVDLVRFEYPYLREVCEAQDLWERAHPALSVVRSGVVEARERAARALLDWLRQNLAIKAPYLDPDYLGAVVLNLGLIREDSPLSLPPEEAQNLTTARRVVLGTLPRDEGRSTGRLSLSAQGAVGRYLTRPETLAWSQALKRDDVDAILHDLLLALSEFIEQVEPGAYQLKGTSFTWHAGPGTEPSVDALRVLRPAGSEAPRVNSFFLSLYQQPAAEFRDLHGAEHTAQIRAEEREKREEAFRAGTLPALFCSPTMELGVDISDLNVVHLRNVPPTPANYAQRSGRAGRSGQPALVMTYATTGNNHDQYFFRRPGLMVGGSVSTPRLELGNEALVRSHVHAIWLAETGQKLPPSVAELLDVNGEDPTLALLPDFQHPFQDEGVQKRTLIRARQLIAGLGVDLTGTGWYSEEWLTYTVKHAAREFDRACDRWRDLYRSALSQLHLNNAVLADAGKRHLQEQARRLHAEANTQLSLLRSPEGELSDFYTYRYLASEGFLPGYNFARLPLSAYIPGRRGAKAGRDSYLSRPRFLALSEFGPNAIVYHNGAKYEAHKVIVPARGETSELPTVSAQRCEQCGYLHHGSGDVQGDQGARDVCENCQAQLAPPRPDLFRMTSVATRRRERISSDEEERRRIGFDVKSGMRFASRGGRADRVQALAATDAPLLRLTYGDGATLWRINYGWRNRENKQELGFLFDPETSQWLSKQGHERKLKAAGGRDVAVQRVIPYVEDTRNVLLIEPALPLDAGGMATLMSALKNAAQLTYQLEDSELAAELLPDSQEPRQILLYEASEGGAGVLQDLVFRSGALGEVAAAALGLLHFDPLTGEDHGHAPHAAERCEAACYDCLMTYGNQTFHDLLDRFAVRELLLRLREARVTLPGDAGDPFETLCAACGSELEREWLRFVRDEGRRLPSHAQLLVPDHYARPDFAYAEQAALIFIDGPHHDQPGQTGRDARLREELEFAGYTVVPFTHDRSTWPAQLARYAFIFGEG; encoded by the coding sequence GTGAATATTTTCGAGTTCCGTCAGGAAGTCATCAACCAGTACGCCTCCTACGTCTCTTCCTTCGTTTATATCCGCGACCGGGACGTGCGCGCCTATGTGGACGCACAGATGCGGAGTGGGGTCTTCTGGCCTGATCCTCTTGCGCAACTCAACCCCAACTTCACGCCGGGCGGCAGCGTCAGTGACCTTGTCAGTCAAGGGGTCCTGCACCCGGACTGCGCCGCGCTGTTTGCGGCTGGTGAGCCGCGCTCTCCCCTCAACTTGCACGCCCACCAGCGCGACGCGGCTCGGCTGGCCCGTGAGGGGCGCTCGTATGTCGTGACCACCGGTACCGGTTCGGGCAAATCACTGACCTACATCCTCCCTATCGTGGACCACGTGCTGCGCCGCGGCAGCGGCAAGGGCATCCAGGCCATCGTGGTCTACCCGATGAACGCGCTTGCCAACAGTCAGGTGGAAGAACTCAGCAAGTTCCTGGGCGACAACGGACCCGTGACTTTTCGGCGCTACACCGGCCAGGAAAAACGCGAAGAAAAAGACGCCATCATCGCCAATCCGCCGGACATCCTGCTGACCAACTACATGATGCTGGAACTGATTCTCACCCGGCAGGACGAAGCCGCGCTGGTCCGGGCTGCTGAGGGCGTGCGCTTCGTGGTTTTTGACGAGCTTCATACCTACCGTGGGCGGCAGGGGGCAGACGTAGCGCTGCTGATTCGCCGCCTGCGCGAGAGACTAAGGGCCCCCGACGCCATTTGCGTCGGTACCAGCGCCACGATGTCGTCCAGTCCGGTGTATGCCGAGCGGCAAAGGGCTGTCGCGGACGTGGCCTCGCGGCTCTTTGGGTTGGACATGACCCCCGAGCAGGTCATCGGGGAAATGTTGGAGCGCGTGACCTCAGGCGAGCCGGGCACCGCCGAGCTGAAAGCTGCCGTGGCCGCGCCAGTGCCGTCCACCTTTGAAACCTTTATTCGCGACGCCTTGGTGGTGTGGCTTGAAAACATGGTGGGCCTCCGGTGGGACGGCGAGGCGAAGCGCTATGACCGACAACCACCACAGGCCGTGGCGGGGGACGGGGGGCTGGCGGCGCAGCTCGCCCTGGAAACGGGCCTCCCCGTGATGCAGTGCCTGGAAGCCCTGCAAGGCCGCCTCCTCGCCGGCAACGCTCTGCAGCACCCGGCCACGGGGCGACCGGTGTTCGCGTTTCGGCTTCACCAGTTCATCAGCAAGGCGGCCACCGTCTACGCCCCGCTGCTGCCCTGCGCCGAGCGCCTGGAACACCTCACGTTGCGCGGACAGGTGTACGCCCCGGAGAGTGGGCGCACCCTGCGGCTTTACCCACTGGAGTTTTGCCGCAACTGCGGGCAGGAATACTACTCAGTGCGCCGCGTCCCTGACCCTGACACGGGCCGTGAGGTGTTCGTGGCACGCGGCAATGAGGCCCGCCAAGAAAGCACGCCGGACGACGGCTATCTCTACCTCGGGGACCCCCCCTGGCCCCTGGACGAGGAGAAGCTGCTTGAGCGCCTGCCCGACAACTGGCTGGAGGAGAAGAACGGCCAACTGCGCGTGAAGTCCAGCCGCCGTGGGCAGCTCCCACGTACCGTGCGGGTGAGTGGTCTGGGTGAAGTGGGCCAAGCGGAAAGAGTCCGCGCCGCATTCATAGAAGGCGAATTCCGCTTCTGCTTGTGCTGCGGCGTGAGTTATCTGGGCCGCACCGGCAAGCTGACCAAGCTTGCCACCCTGTCGAGCGAGGGGCGCTCCACGGCCACGACGCTGCTCAGCATGGCGGCGGTGCAGGGGCTGAGAAAGTCCGACCTGCGGGACACCGCCCGCAAGATTCTGTCGTTTACGGACAACCGTCAAGACGCCTCTTTGCAGGCCGGGCACTTCAACGATTTCGTGTTCGTGGCCTCGCTGCGCGCCGCGTTGGCGCGGGCGCTTAAGGCAAGCCCACTCACGCTCGAAGACGTAGCCCAGAAGGTGTTTGCAGCGTTAGAGCTGGACCTCGCTGCGTTCGCCAGCGACCCCAACGTGCGCTTCGGCGAGCGCGACCGCACCCTCAAGACGGCCCACAACCTGATTGGCTACGCGCTCTATGCCGACCTTGCTGAAGGCCGCCGCCTGACCCTGCCCAACCTCGAAGGCGTGGACCTTGTGCGCTTCGAGTACCCCTACCTGCGAGAGGTTTGCGAAGCCCAAGACCTCTGGGAGCGGGCCCATCCGGCCCTGTCGGTGGTGCGCAGCGGCGTGGTCGAGGCGCGTGAGCGTGCCGCGCGGGCGCTGCTTGACTGGCTGCGGCAAAACCTCGCCATCAAGGCGCCTTACCTCGATCCCGACTATCTGGGCGCTGTGGTGCTGAACCTGGGCCTGATCCGCGAGGACAGCCCCCTGTCCCTACCGCCCGAAGAGGCGCAGAACCTCACCACAGCGCGGCGAGTGGTACTGGGCACGCTGCCACGCGACGAGGGACGCTCCACCGGGCGACTCTCTTTGAGCGCCCAGGGGGCTGTTGGCCGCTACCTGACGCGCCCGGAAACGCTCGCCTGGAGCCAGGCCCTGAAGCGCGACGATGTGGACGCCATCTTGCATGACCTCTTGCTGGCCCTCTCTGAGTTCATCGAGCAGGTGGAGCCGGGCGCCTACCAACTCAAGGGAACCAGTTTCACTTGGCACGCCGGGCCGGGCACCGAGCCGTCCGTGGACGCCTTGCGGGTGCTGCGTCCCGCGGGCAGCGAAGCGCCGCGCGTCAACTCGTTTTTCCTCTCGCTCTACCAGCAGCCCGCCGCCGAGTTTCGTGACCTTCACGGCGCCGAACACACCGCGCAGATTCGCGCTGAGGAACGCGAGAAGCGTGAAGAAGCCTTCCGCGCCGGCACCCTCCCCGCGCTGTTTTGCTCGCCCACCATGGAACTGGGCGTGGATATCAGCGACCTGAATGTGGTGCACCTGCGCAACGTGCCGCCCACCCCGGCCAACTACGCGCAGCGCTCCGGGCGTGCTGGGCGCAGCGGGCAGCCCGCACTGGTGATGACCTACGCCACCACCGGTAACAACCATGACCAGTATTTCTTCCGGCGCCCGGGGCTCATGGTGGGCGGCAGCGTCTCTACCCCGCGGCTAGAACTGGGCAACGAGGCGCTGGTCAGGTCGCATGTGCACGCCATCTGGCTGGCCGAGACCGGCCAGAAGTTGCCGCCTTCGGTGGCCGAGCTGCTTGACGTGAATGGTGAAGACCCCACTCTGGCGCTGCTGCCGGACTTCCAGCATCCGTTTCAGGATGAGGGCGTACAAAAGCGCACTCTGATTCGGGCACGGCAGCTCATCGCTGGTCTGGGCGTGGACCTCACAGGGACCGGGTGGTACAGCGAGGAATGGCTCACTTACACCGTCAAACACGCCGCCCGTGAGTTTGACCGGGCCTGCGACCGCTGGCGTGACCTTTACCGCAGCGCCCTCTCGCAGCTTCACCTCAACAACGCCGTGCTGGCCGACGCGGGCAAACGCCACCTTCAGGAACAGGCGCGCCGCCTGCACGCTGAGGCGAACACGCAGCTCAGCTTGCTGCGCAGTCCTGAAGGCGAGCTGTCGGACTTTTACACCTACCGCTACTTGGCTTCTGAGGGCTTCTTACCGGGATACAACTTCGCGCGTCTGCCCCTCTCGGCTTACATACCCGGACGGCGCGGCGCGAAGGCAGGAAGGGACAGCTACCTCTCGCGGCCCCGCTTTCTGGCGCTCTCTGAGTTCGGGCCAAACGCCATCGTCTATCACAACGGCGCGAAGTACGAGGCCCACAAAGTCATCGTGCCGGCCCGCGGTGAAACCAGTGAACTGCCCACAGTGAGTGCCCAGCGCTGTGAGCAGTGCGGCTACCTTCACCATGGCAGCGGCGACGTTCAGGGCGATCAGGGTGCCCGCGACGTGTGCGAGAACTGTCAGGCCCAGCTCGCGCCCCCGCGCCCGGACCTCTTCCGCATGACCTCAGTGGCGACCCGCCGCCGCGAGCGCATCAGCAGTGACGAAGAAGAGCGGCGCCGGATCGGCTTTGACGTCAAGAGCGGCATGCGCTTCGCTTCGCGCGGGGGGCGGGCCGACCGCGTGCAGGCGCTGGCAGCCACCGACGCGCCGCTGCTGCGCCTGACTTACGGCGACGGCGCGACGCTCTGGCGCATCAACTATGGCTGGCGCAACCGCGAAAACAAGCAGGAACTCGGCTTTCTCTTTGACCCCGAGACCTCACAGTGGCTCAGCAAGCAGGGGCACGAACGGAAGCTCAAGGCCGCCGGAGGACGGGACGTGGCCGTGCAGCGAGTGATTCCCTATGTGGAAGACACCCGCAATGTGCTGCTGATTGAGCCGGCCCTTCCTCTGGATGCGGGCGGCATGGCTACGCTGATGAGCGCTCTCAAAAACGCTGCGCAGCTCACCTACCAGCTGGAGGACAGTGAGCTCGCGGCCGAGTTGCTGCCCGACAGCCAGGAGCCGCGCCAAATTCTGCTGTACGAAGCGTCCGAAGGCGGGGCCGGCGTACTGCAAGATTTGGTGTTCCGCTCGGGGGCGCTGGGTGAAGTGGCCGCCGCGGCGCTGGGCCTGCTGCACTTTGACCCCCTGACGGGCGAGGATCACGGGCACGCCCCCCACGCGGCGGAGCGCTGCGAAGCGGCCTGCTACGACTGTCTGATGACTTATGGCAACCAGACGTTTCATGACCTGCTTGACCGCTTCGCCGTGCGCGAACTGCTGCTGCGACTGCGTGAGGCGCGGGTCACCTTGCCCGGTGACGCAGGCGACCCTTTTGAGACCCTCTGCGCGGCGTGCGGCAGTGAACTGGAGCGCGAATGGTTGCGCTTTGTGCGGGATGAGGGCCGGCGTCTGCCGTCACACGCGCAACTGCTCGTGCCGGACCACTACGCCCGCCCGGACTTCGCGTACGCCGAGCAGGCGGCCCTGATCTTCATCGACGGGCCCCACCACGACCAGCCTGGTCAGACAGGCCGCGACGCCCGACTGCGCGAAGAGTTGGAGTTTGCCGGGTATACCGTCGTGCCCTTTACGCATGACCGCAGCACCTGGCCGGCGCAACTTGCCCGCTACGCATTCATTTTCGGGGAAGGATAA
- a CDS encoding helicase-related protein, which yields MTFDIGSMVRARGRDWVVLPESGADFLLLRPLGGSDAEIAGVYAGEGGEEVTSAAFAPPSPAAFGTASGARLLLNAARLAVRSGAGPFRSLSRLGVEPRPYQLVPLLMALRQSPARLMIADDVGIGKTVEAALIARELLDRGEIDRLTVLCPPHLAGQWVEELRVKFGIDAVAVLPGTARRLEKGCNPGQSVFERYKFTVVSLDLVKSDRWRQDFLTNAPDFVIVDEAHASAEGEGMGTKRHQRYRLLEDLARKEDRHLILVTATPHSGKEDAFRSLLRLLNPDFARLPLDLSGAQNERARATLARHLVQRGRKDIAEYLQEDTPFPTRRDAELHYALHPDYAALFDDVLAYARESVHVPGEAQSRTRIRWWAALGLLRALASSPQAAAATLRERAIAADDGETDEAVIDRLGRELVLDPEEGEDSALDMTPGAQVDGEQSETTGRLLTLASRADALAGAKDNKLKLLTAQVQGLVDQGFAPIVFCRFIATAEAVAEHLRGALKGSEVLAVTGRHTPDERVDRVEELARAERRVLVATDCLSEGINLQAAFSAVIHYDLPWNPTRLDQREGRVDRYGQASPEVRVLTIYGEDNRIDTLILEVLVRKHRLIRATLGTSVPAPEEAESLLDVLLSRVLNAQGREVIQPLLFEDVQAFDLKWRDAAEGEKKSRSRFAQNSIRPEEVASELRAVREALGDAHAAQDFVLDALSGAGVSVSPRVDGSFEADPAQADVRPEYRDFLRGARRFRFDAQTERGVTPLARNHPLVEQLASTVLGQALDAPLEAAAKRVGVIRTSKVATQTTLLLLRHRFHLTGRKGNRTWQTLAEELDLLAYAGRAPADGKGGWLDAEATRALLALTPEGNLDPVQKEDRLTRVLADVQGLDGPLMARAQERAAALLEAHERVRGAARGQGVTYSVEPPGPPDLLGIYVFLPLPKLGALS from the coding sequence ATGACGTTTGATATCGGTTCAATGGTGCGTGCCCGTGGGCGCGACTGGGTGGTGCTGCCTGAAAGCGGCGCGGACTTCCTGCTGCTGCGTCCCCTGGGCGGCAGCGACGCAGAAATCGCGGGCGTGTACGCCGGGGAGGGTGGGGAGGAGGTCACCTCGGCAGCGTTCGCCCCCCCGAGCCCCGCGGCCTTCGGGACCGCGAGTGGAGCGCGGCTGCTGCTGAACGCGGCCCGGCTGGCGGTGCGCAGCGGCGCTGGGCCCTTCCGGTCCCTGAGCCGCCTGGGCGTGGAGCCGCGCCCGTACCAGCTGGTGCCGCTCCTCATGGCCCTGCGCCAGAGCCCGGCCCGGCTGATGATCGCCGACGACGTGGGCATCGGGAAGACGGTGGAAGCCGCCTTAATCGCCCGCGAGCTGCTGGACCGGGGCGAGATCGACCGCCTGACGGTCCTGTGCCCACCGCACCTGGCGGGACAGTGGGTGGAGGAATTGCGGGTCAAGTTCGGCATCGACGCGGTGGCCGTGCTGCCCGGCACCGCCCGGCGCCTGGAAAAGGGCTGTAACCCTGGCCAGAGCGTCTTTGAGCGCTACAAATTCACGGTGGTCAGTCTCGACCTCGTGAAGTCGGACCGGTGGCGGCAGGACTTTCTGACCAATGCGCCCGATTTCGTCATCGTGGACGAGGCGCACGCCAGTGCTGAGGGCGAGGGCATGGGCACCAAGCGCCACCAACGCTACCGGCTGCTCGAAGACCTCGCCAGGAAGGAAGACCGGCACCTGATTCTGGTCACCGCCACGCCCCACAGCGGCAAGGAAGACGCCTTCCGCAGCCTGCTGCGGCTGCTCAATCCCGACTTCGCCAGGCTGCCACTCGACCTCAGCGGGGCGCAAAACGAGCGTGCCCGCGCGACCCTGGCCCGGCACCTCGTGCAGCGCGGGCGTAAGGACATCGCAGAGTACCTGCAGGAAGACACTCCTTTTCCAACCCGGCGCGACGCCGAGCTGCACTACGCCTTGCACCCGGACTACGCCGCCCTCTTTGACGACGTGCTGGCCTACGCCCGCGAGAGTGTCCACGTGCCCGGCGAGGCCCAGAGCCGCACCCGCATTCGCTGGTGGGCGGCGCTGGGGCTGCTGCGGGCGCTGGCGAGTAGTCCGCAGGCCGCCGCCGCCACCCTGCGCGAGCGGGCCATAGCGGCGGACGACGGAGAGACCGACGAAGCGGTGATCGACCGGCTGGGCCGCGAGCTGGTGCTTGACCCCGAAGAGGGCGAGGACAGTGCCCTGGACATGACTCCTGGGGCTCAGGTGGACGGTGAGCAGAGTGAAACCACCGGGCGGCTGCTGACGCTGGCGAGCCGGGCCGACGCCCTGGCCGGGGCCAAGGACAACAAACTGAAGCTGCTGACGGCGCAGGTGCAGGGGCTCGTCGATCAGGGATTTGCGCCCATTGTGTTTTGCCGCTTTATTGCCACCGCAGAGGCCGTGGCCGAGCACCTCCGGGGGGCCCTGAAAGGCAGCGAAGTGCTGGCGGTCACCGGACGTCACACGCCCGACGAGCGGGTGGACCGGGTGGAAGAGCTCGCCCGCGCTGAGCGGCGGGTGCTGGTGGCGACCGACTGCCTCTCTGAGGGCATCAACCTGCAGGCGGCTTTCAGCGCTGTGATCCACTACGACCTGCCCTGGAACCCCACCCGACTCGACCAGCGCGAAGGCCGGGTCGACCGCTACGGGCAGGCCAGCCCCGAGGTGCGGGTGCTGACCATCTACGGCGAGGACAACCGCATTGACACCCTGATTCTGGAGGTGCTGGTGCGCAAGCACCGCTTGATTCGCGCCACGCTCGGCACCAGTGTGCCGGCGCCGGAAGAGGCCGAGAGCCTGCTCGACGTGCTGCTCAGCCGGGTGCTGAACGCGCAGGGGCGCGAAGTGATTCAGCCGCTGCTCTTTGAGGACGTGCAGGCCTTTGACCTCAAGTGGCGCGACGCCGCCGAAGGGGAAAAGAAATCGCGCAGCCGCTTTGCCCAGAACAGCATCCGCCCCGAAGAAGTGGCGAGCGAGTTGCGGGCAGTCCGTGAAGCGCTAGGGGACGCGCACGCGGCGCAAGACTTTGTGCTCGACGCTCTGAGTGGAGCCGGCGTGAGTGTTTCACCGCGTGTGGACGGCAGCTTCGAGGCCGACCCCGCGCAGGCGGACGTGAGGCCCGAGTACCGCGATTTCCTGCGTGGGGCGCGGCGTTTTCGCTTCGACGCCCAGACTGAGCGCGGCGTGACCCCGCTTGCCCGCAACCACCCCCTCGTGGAGCAGCTCGCCAGTACGGTGCTGGGGCAGGCGCTCGACGCTCCGCTGGAGGCGGCGGCCAAACGGGTGGGCGTGATTCGCACCTCCAAGGTTGCCACGCAGACCACGCTGCTGCTGCTGCGTCACCGCTTTCACCTCACGGGGCGCAAGGGCAACCGGACGTGGCAGACGCTGGCTGAGGAACTCGACCTGCTCGCCTACGCGGGGCGGGCACCGGCGGACGGGAAAGGCGGCTGGCTGGACGCCGAAGCCACCCGCGCCCTGCTCGCCCTGACGCCCGAAGGCAACCTCGACCCGGTGCAAAAAGAAGACCGCTTGACCCGCGTTCTGGCCGACGTTCAGGGCCTGGACGGGCCCCTGATGGCCCGCGCTCAGGAGCGCGCCGCCGCGCTGCTGGAGGCGCACGAGCGGGTGCGTGGGGCCGCGCGCGGGCAGGGCGTGACCTACAGCGTGGAACCGCCCGGCCCCCCAGACCTGCTCGGCATTTACGTCTTCCTGCCCCTGCCCAAACTTGGAGCCCTGTCTTGA